The window tctcaatgttTACAAAATGCATTGTTAGGACCACCCCATATTTATTTAGTTACATTTTGTAAATTCCCTAACTACTCTTGTCAAATAGCCTTAAGTTTGTCCACAGAGTCACAATGCCAACAACACTGACTGGTCAGTTTAGTCAAATATCCAGTGACCCTTCCTCATTTTTCTCCCTAGCCACTCACTTGCCTCTCAGCACGGCAAAGACATGCTTAACACCTCACTTGTGTGGGATTAAACAGAATAGGATGTGAGTCACTCAACTGAGAGAGGCAAGGCAGTAAAGATGTAGACCAGGAAATAAGCAGAAAGAAGGTATCCATCTATCCTCCCCAGCTACCCCTTAGAAAACTTCCGTGGGGACCAGGAAACTACACTTCTTAGTTGACAAAAGTCCTCATTTTTAAgtcaaatgttattttaattcctCAAATCTGATTTCACACATATCagctttataattatttgatCTAGTTTTGACCCCTATGTAGGTATGCCCTTCTCAAGAAGCCTCAGtgcataaaaaaacaaaatctaaaaaatatctaCTTCAGGGGATGATGACACAAAACACAAGAGAAGGATGACTTGCAGGTTAAAGGATTCCCTAATTGAGTTCCTGTACACGTCCatcatgtgtatataaaatacaaagatgGGGCCAGGTGTGatgactcacgcctataatcctagcactctaggaggccgaggcaggaggatcacttaaactcaggagttggagaccagcctgagcaagagtgagatcttgtctttaccaaaaaggaaggaaaaaaaaaagtaagaaagaaaagaaaaaaaaaaaccagctggGAGTTGCgacacctgcctgtagtcccagttacggagaggctgaggcagaaggatagcttagagcccaggagttggagtttacagtgagctacaatgacgccactgcactctacccaggccagcagagtgagactttgtctcaacaaaaacaaacaaggcaactgagcacccctcctcacaatCCCCCACCCCttaaaaaaaagggaagacaattaaaaaaaaaaacccatcataTTAAAGAATGCTGAATGAACAGAGAAGTGTATGCAACCTTCTCTGACCAAAATGGAActtttccagaacattccatTAAAGCTTCAACCCATATTGCTTCCTATTCAGTTATGACATTTCTCAGCCTGGTCCTTCTAAATAATGCAATGATAACTATGAAATACCTGTGtttatttgtataatatgtgAACAGGTGTGCAACtattttgtaacttaaaaattCTATTGAAAATCTGAATTCCCTATGCACTGGTCCTGAGCCCTCCTTCCTGACAACTAAGGCTTCTAAAAGcagcatttgctttttaattcaaCCTACAAAAATATGGAGGACTCCAAAgccccaaataaaatattttcaaaagaaatcctTCATGCCTTCTGATGttgcaaaagtttaaaaaggaagtaTATCCGAAGAGTACCAAACCAAAAGTCTGGAAATCAGGTTTCTGGGGCCTAATGTGACATTAAATTGACTGTGGCTAAATCACAACTTGTGGGAGCAGAGTTCTCTGGTTGCTAACATTTGGATGGGACAAAAGGCACACAATTGGGGTCTCCAGGATCTCTTTAGTTCCAACTTCATATgaccatataaaatatttagaccaTGTTTGATTGGATTGCCCACCATAACAGAATGCACATTTATGTAGGGTCAGAGGGCTCTGGAAATATTCTGTGAAGCTATCCTTAAATTTGGAGTTACAGAAGTTAATAGTAAAACACAGCTAGGaaatttcagtgttttatttttcatttctacagaaaacaggcaaaataaGCTACATCTAGAAAATATCGAGCCAACAGAGAAAATTCTCCCAACACCAACATCCAACCTAACTTCATCTCTACCTCTCCTAGATCCCAGGACATCTggacaaaagtttaaaaagaagaaataatattttgacttACTGAGAGTCATTGTGAAAGAATGTATTTTAACACATTTAAGAAAGTAagaactggccgggcgcggtggctcacgcctgtaatcctagcactctgggaggccaaggtgggtggattgctcgaggtcaggagttcgagaccagcctcagcaagagcgagaccccgtgtttactaaaaaatagaaagaaattatctggccaaccaaaatatatatacagaaaaatattagccgggcttggtggtgcatgcctgtagtcccagctactggggaggctgaggcaataggatctcttaagcccaggagtttgaggttgctgtgagctaggctgacgccacggcactcactctagcccaggcaacacagcgagactgtctcaaaaaaaaaaaaaaagaaagtaagaactTATAAATCTGTGGTTACAAGTAATGACTAAACTGAAGAACAAATGTAACTGTTTCAACTAGCAACCTACAGTGACAATgcagtaataaaagaaaaagataaagtctGGAATGGTTACAGTATGTTCACTTTCAAATATATTCCctaattttggttttttaatgctGACAAACCCCATTTGAGAATACAAAACAAGTTACACATAAGATCAAGTCATGTAAGCCAGGTGTGACAAGATCAGAACAAAGATTCAggcttcctctttcttctttgggTATTTTAATTTAGGATAATATCTGACTTACTGGTATAACATAAATCCCAATGGTAACATTTATGCCATGAAGACTTGAGTTACGAGAAATGTCTAAAAGTACAGCTAAGACGGAAATGGTACttagtgattttgttttttaaaccagtCAACGTTCAGGCAAAGTTACCAGAAAATGCTCTGTTCCTAAAAACCTATAACATCCACAAAGAGAAAACTCCAATatgtttttttcacttataaatgAACTACTCTGTCTCATCATCTCCTTAATAAATAGGTAGCTGAACTGCCAATAGCATTGATCCAACATGCTTGTTCATGAAAATTGGTCCTATAAAAAATCTGGCATCACCAACAAGAGATTTCTCATTACACAGGGCTGCACAAAGTCTGTGTATAGTCACACATGTGGCACATATATGTACAAGTGTCTTGCCTCTTCACATAGAAGTTTCTTCCCCCCATATCAGTCAGTAGTTTGTGCCCAAGTCTGTAACAGACACCATGGGGACATAAAGGTGTGCGCATAAAATAGGGTCCTACCTTTCAAGATAGTTATGATTTACTTTGGGAGATAAGACATTCACATGAAGAGTTCCTGGTACCAGTAAAATTGATggttatcatatttttattagtaatgtGGAGGTGCTATCATGTGCACATTATTTGCATGAATCACAAAGCTTTAAtccaaagagataaaaaaaaataataaaccatgccatttatttcaattatgttaaaatacaataaatacacaataaataatagaatttattttgagTACGTAAAAAGGACCACACCAATAGTAGTAGGGAAGATAGGGCAAGATTTTTAATGGCCAAAATACCACATAAACTCAGGAAAGGAAATTAGAGAAAAGGGTTTTGCTATTATGACTTCAGCATGACAATGACAAAGAAGTGTGGGTTTCTCAAGGCTTTTCTCAATACCCAGAGGTGtgtgaagaataaatttttgGGCTAGGTTTCTGGAGATCCAGATTTTAGCCCAACCCCTTCATAGTCACATCCTCTCTTGCCCTGGTTTTCTACCTGTAAAGTTTGAACTAGATAATGGCTAATATTCCTTTAATGAACACTTACAGTAATCCTTCTCTTTGATAAATATATCCAGGTCCCATGTCCTACCCATCACTTCCCAACCCCTCTCTTCTACCCCTGATAAATTACAGTGTACAATATTAACTAATTCACGAATCTCTGACTTTAATGTTTCATGTttacatattgactttttatggCAACCTGGATGAAAAAGCAAAATCCTAATTCCTATTGCTAAAATTTAGTACTAAACAATCATCACTTTTACATTATCTAGTCTAATCATCTAGCCagattaatatggtatattattcAATATTCTTACAAAAAGTATTTAGTATAGCTTTAATTCACAATGGTAAAGATCAGATCAAATAATTATGTATTCATTGCTTTTACCTGGCTTAAAACTGACTTTAGCTACATAGCAACTAAGAGTAcagtaatatttaattttttctttttacgaTAATCCAGTGACAACACATAAGTGTGACTTTGGTATTAAAAAGCTACATAAATAGACTTCTCTACAAagatcagagggaaaaaaaggctaCATAAATATCCTTTTATCTGGTAAGTTTTATTCAACCCATGGTGCTTGCGGAAAAAGTTAAGAGAAGAAGATAAATATGGGTTGTAATATTGAGTAATATCAAACTATTTCTATTGAGTAATATCAAACTATTtctatattatcatttttatgttggAAATATTCTTGTCTGGACATCTGAATATTAGGATAAGTGTCATCTAGTAACAGCAATgaattcaaatattatttaataaaacactaAACAAGCTCTCTTCAATTCTTCAATACTTTTCTGAGTATTTCAGTAAAGAGATATGAGAAATCCAAAATGGAAACGTGACTGGGTACAgtagctcacgcttgtaatcccagcactttggaaggcccaaggcaggagaatcgcttgaagccaggagttcaagaccaacctgagcaacatagcgagccctcctctctacaaaataaataaaaataaaaaggaaaagggatAATATATTCAAGCTTCTATGAAGCTGTATGATAAGGTAGATAATAGGCGCAATAATAAAGCAGAGAATTGAGAAGTATGCTGGAAAAGTTTCTCAAATACTATTCTGGCTTGTATTTTAGCTCCATTATACAGTTTAAATTTTGgccaaatttttaaagtatttgttaaacAGTTCCTGCATGTGACATATGTTTCCTGGATACTTCTGACATTGAtatgagaaattataaaacatttagaaatgaaaatgttactctcaaacaaaaaacaacactaTAAGTTCCAAGCTTCTTCTGAATTCCTAAGAtggaaaaacatttggaaaatagtaactttttgttttaaaatgatcaaataatgtacttaaaaataatgtgtaattGTTCAAGGCAAGGAGGAAACAAGTCTAAATAAAATAAGGTCCTAGAAACTGGGTACAGTGGcacacgcttgtaatcccagatactcaggaggctgaggcgggaggatcacttgagcccagcctgggcggTACAGCGAAATCCTGTCTCAGTAAAAAAATAAGGTCCTAAAGTTCACTCTAGGAGTCATTACTCTTCCTTTGCAGTCTCAATTCTATTTACTTTATAATAAGTAAATTGTTTTATCCCTTCAGCTGGGAAGGATAATTTTTCCCTACCAAGCTGATGACAACGCCACTGCAGTGCTCACCCAGCAAGAAACACATGCATATGAAGCAGCGTCAACTCTTTCTATGAAGTGTGTGCGAGATTGGTTTACAATGCGTTAATTCAGGAACTCGGCGGAGAGGCTCCTACTATATCTAGCAGATCTAAATTTGAGCTCATGATAACATTGCACAAAGCTATGGTAGATAAAAGTGATTGGCAATGCCAATAGAACAATTCCGCTAACAACACAAACTCCTCCAAGAATTCTTCCAGGCACTGTGATAGGATACATATCTCCATAGCCAACTGTAGTCATAGAGATAATCACCCACCAGCAGGCAGCAGGGATGCTGGCGAAGTCCTTGTTGGATGTTTCCAGGTCCAACCCATGTTCAAGAAGCTGAGAAAGTGCACTAAAGATTGCCATGGCAACACAAATGAAGACAAGTAACATAACCATCTCTCGGTAGCAACGCTTGAGAGTCAAACCAAGTGTCTGAAGACCAATGAAGTGACGGGCAAGCTTAATCACCCAAAAAATCCTCATCATTCTAAGCACCCTCAAGGTGACTCCAGCCCTCTGGAGTTGAGAGTTCTCGCCTGTAAATACTGTCATCAACACGGAGATGTAATACGGTGTGATTGCCAGTAAATCAATGATGTTCAGGGGTCTCTTGACAAACTCACACTTGTTTTTGGAGACGATGAACCTCACGACGCACTCTGCAGTGAACCAACCTATGCAGATAGCTTCAATTATCCTGGcaagagaacaaaagaagaattgatcattttatttttaagcatttaaacAGCTCTTAGATTTCTTCAGATAGTACAACACTGACATACTAATTCAGTTACTTTTCCAGAAAACATCAAGAACAGACAGTATTACCAACATCAGCAGACGCACCAGACGCAACAGAACAACAAATCAGTTCTGATGAAAATTGAACTTGCTAAAGTCATTTATGTATTGCATGAAATACCcttaaaatgactatttttttttacttgtcactaatacttttaaaaatatctctttcatTTGGTGGTTTGAAATTAGCTTATCCTCAGCTAGCCACGATATATACACTTCACTTATTCTTGGAGGACGGTGGTTCTCAATTGTTATGTCAGGTATGAGGTGGGCCAGAAGGGTTTTGTTCCTACATACAGTGAACATACCCAAGTTTTCTGATGACTTACTTCTTGGTGATAGAGTAAATCCAAGATCATTTCCTAAAATGTGACTCTTCTGTGTTTCTTAATAGACTTGTGTGGGAGACACTGAAGCTGAGCCAGCTTTTGGGGCCCTGCACGAGTGCCCTCACCAGAAGGGCACAGGTCACAACCACCCTCATCACGTGCTTCACCACGGAAAACAGGCTGAGGACTCCCGCACTGGAGCAAAACAACCACTGGGATTGTCCCAAAGACAACtactttgtttgttttccataattatttttacacagcatatatttttaaaatataagacacATTTTACCTAGAACAGTATTTGCCAATCTTTCTGCATTACTGCACACAtgggaaataataatatttacatagcatACTGGAGTCAGGAGGCAGGATTCATGAAGAAGCCACCATCCTGGAGGCTCTAGCACCCCTGGCCCTTGCCCTGCAAACTTCGAAGCTGAAGAAATCAAATTTCAACACACCAGTTAGGAAATCCAGACCTGGGGTGAGAGTCAATTCAAAGGTAGTTGTAAattagtttaacattttaaattccaagttaaaagttataattattatgccatcattcatttttctccacGTAATTTTTCCTCACCACTGACCTAGACCCAAACATCAGAAATACAATGCAGAGAGAAGAAATCGGAGTAGCTGGGATGGGAGCAGGTGGGACCTCATTTTGGAAAGCATGACTCAAAGTGCAGTCCACAGAACACACGTTGTACTGCATGGTACTCAGGGAAATAAGTAAGTACAATTACCCATGTTTCCCTACTGTAGGGCACTGCATAGCTTAAAGGTtaactgtgtttattttatttattaacttttctttattttttgaatagaTATTGAATAGTGAACCATCAGATTCACATGGTTTGAATCTAAAaggttaaataataataataatatagaataTAGAATACGCAGTCACCTAGTTCCCATCCTTGGAGGCAACAATTATTATCAGTTTcttatgtatgcatatgtatccCCTTTTACACAAACACCATCATATTACATTAATTGTCCTGCCTCTTATTTGGTTATTTTATCTAGGAGATCATTCCAGGTCAATAAACAGAGAGCTTCCTCATTTCTTAAACATGGTGACACAGGTATTCCAATGAATATTTGCACTGTGACTTATTTAGCCAGTCTACTTAATGAACATTTAGGTAGTTTCCCACCTCTGTCAGAACAATGATGCaatgaatattcttatttctaCATCATTTCACACATGTGCAAACATATCTGAAGGATAAATCCCAGACTTGGAATTCCTGGGTCTAAGGAGACATCTACTTGTAATGCTGATAGATCTTGCCAAACTATATGGCAAACTACACGGAGGCTGTACTAAATTACTCTCCCACCAGCAGCCTATGGCAGTGTCTATTCCCCATAGCCTCACCCATGTAAAGTGTTATTGAACTTGAAGGTCTTTGCGATTCTGATAGATGGGAAAACACTTACTGTGAaagatattgagcatcttttcacatatttaaggGCCTGCTCTGCAAGATATGTCCTTTGCTCACAAGGCCTTTAATCTGCTCAGATACATTTTGAATCCTTCAGGGTCTGCAGAGTGTCAGATTTGGAAACTGTTCCAGAGCTTTTGCCTATAAATTTGTTTGTAGCAGAGTTCAAAAAACTACAGCCTGTGGTCTAAATCCTTCCCACTGTCCATTTTTCTGTATGGCATGAAAcctaaaaatggtttttacattttttcttcattctttcccaCTGGTTTGAAATGCTGGCCTTTGTCATATATTAAATCACCAAACATACCTGAATAAAGTTCTGGATTTTCCACATTTCCAAAGTGGAAAGTTCAGAGCTATGTTCAGGTATATCTGATTAATCCATTTTGTCGTGTATGTCCCATACTGCTCCCTATTTTAATTACAGctcatacagttgacccttgaacaaatgggcttgaactgcatgggtccacttatatgaggactttttcaaccaaatgcaggTGGAAAATACAGTATTGGTGGGATGTGAAAACTGCATATACAGAGGGCCAAGTTTCCGTATGGCCCATTGCAGGGCTTACCTATGTTTGCAGAACCCACTGCAGGCCCTGAGTATGCATGAATTTTGGTATACatgggagtcctggaaccaatctcccaagcataccaagggatgactatacTTCGCTTTGATGTCTAGTTAAATATATCACTCGattgttttcctccttttcaagATTGTCCTGGTTATTCCTAAGCATTTgcttttccatatgaattttttttacatttttttaatggttagggaaaaaacaaacaaacaaaaaaagaagaattatattttatgacatgaaaattacatgaaattagAATTTCAGTGGCCATAAACGAAGTTTCATTATCATGTCCAATCTAGGTCAGGGTGGAAAGTGTCTTTGCTCTACTCCGCACAGTCACTCAGGGGTTTGGGTTGATATAGGCCCTGCCATCTTGCAGCCAACCATTAAGAATACACGCCTTCCAGGTTGCCATGGTAGGGAAAAAAATTTGCCCCCACTCTTCCATGTTTCTGCCTAGAAATGTTTTGTACCTTGACCTAGATTGGACATGATATGTAGCAAGAAATAAATCTTCATTGTGTGAAGCCACTGAGAGTTCTAAGTTGGTTGCTATCCTAGGTAATAGACTGGAAATAAAGTAGCAATATGTGCACTCAAAAAAGCACACTACAgtagtaataatatttttcttaaattggcTTGTGGATAAAATGTACCAGTTCTCCAGCTAATGTACTATGTCTCCTCTCTAGCCAGACGTGAGCCAGAGGCCCTGGACTGGATGTCAAAGGCCCCGTGCTCTTTCCACTCTGAAGGACAAGCCTCACCCATCAAGTGGCAGAGTGGCACAGATCCTCCAAGgacccttccagctctaaaatccCAAGATTCTATTAATTTCAGAAgagtaaaaaaattaactgtgcCAAAAATACCAGAACATTTTCTGTCTAATTATTTCTACCAGCAGCCAAAGTTGTTCAgattaaaaaggaggaaatccaAATGGCGTGGAATAATCTCTCAGTAAGGTAATTTCAAAGAAGTTCATCTGTAATGAGGTCCTCAGGGTTCTTCCTGCCCACCCGGCAAGGCAGTGCGACACAGTTTATTCAGAATTCCACACTAAAGGGATGAATCAGTGAGAAACCCCAGGCATCACTTTTCACCTACGAGTATGCCAAAGCAGTCTCCAACAACAAACACCACCACGCCTGCCAAAATTCCCTGTGTTCCCAACTGGCACTCTCGCCAATGCCACCACAGGCAACTGCTGGAAAGCCGAGGACTGTTTACTGAGCACTATAGCAAACAATCGGTACTCCGGAAGGCTACTTCTATAAAacacaaataggaaaaaagaactaaagaagATACTCAGGGAGAGGGACATCATATTCCTTTGAAGcctattctgatttcttttgagGTCGAAACATATAAAAGTTCATGAATGCCTggctaataaaaatgtttaccacTTACTGAAGCCTGTCAGTTGGGCAGTGTGCTAAGTACTTTTACAGacattatctcatctaatcctttTCAAGAACTCTGTGAAGTGTGTATTTCCCCtaacatctccattttacagatgacaaaactgagactGAAAGGTTAAGCatctttcccaaggtcacacaattaaGAAACTGCAACGGCACAGGCACAGGTAAAGGTAACGAAACCCAGACCTATAGGGTTTTAAAGctataagaaacattttaaaatgctaatgatttttaTGACAATGTCCATTGTTAAGATTAAACGGTATGTCAATCTCTTGGTCTCTAAGGTTTACATTAGAACAGCATTTTTCAGACTGCCAGTTCTTAACCCATTACTGGATCAAAATTGacattttttcagaaatagaatagaaaatgtcAGAGTACATCAAATTACAGTTTTATGAAACTTTTGTCTCAGTTATATATAGTTGTATCCTGGCTTATGatgtaaaaaatattcatttctgtaGGTACTGGAGGACTTCAACAATTGCTTGCTATCATCAGTCATTACTAATTACTGACTGATCCCTTATGATAGAAGGCACTTCTGGGAATTACTCAGAGGTTTAGAAACAGGCTACAAAGGGGAACAAATGCTTTCAGTGTTAGCCAGTGTATGCTTCCATGTTCTCCCATTCCTCCTCAAAATAACTAGGACAGTACATAAGAGGCCACTAGCTAAACTGTGTGAATGTAAATATCAGTGTCCCATGGGTGCCATCTtctcatctttccttttatttttttcttttctctttttttatttcagcatattacaggggtacagatgtttaggttacatatatggcctttgccccacctgagtcagagcttcaagcatgtccatcccccagacagtgcacactgtgcccattaggtatgaatactCCTCCCCCTCAACTGCCCGACACCggtgaatgttactattatatgtgtacttaagtgttggtcagttaataccaacttgatggtgagtacatgtggtgcttgttttgccattcttgtgagacctcacttagtagaatgagctctagctctacccaggataatacaagaggtgctagatcaccattgttttttgtggctgagtagaactcaatggtatacatataccacattttattaattcactcatgtattgatgggcacttgggttgtttccacatctttgcacctgtgaattgtgctgctataaacattctagcacagatgtcttttttatagaatgtcttttgttcctttgggtagatgcccagtaatgggattgctggatcaaatggtagttctacttatagctctttgagatatttccatattactttccacagaggttgtactagtttgcagtcccaccagcagcgtaggagtgttcctatctctctgcatccacgccaacatttattgtttcgggactttttgataaaggctattctcactggagttaagtaatatctcattgtggttttcatttgcattcccCCTGacgattagaaatgttgagcactttttcgtatgtttgttagccattagtctgtcttcttttgaagtttcagttcatgtcctttgcccactttttgatagggttgttttattttctcttgctgattttcctgagttctatatagattctagttatcagtcctttatcagacatgtagcatgcgaatattttctcccattctgtaggttgtctgtttgctcttgtgatagtttccttggctgtgcagaaactttttaatttgatccggtcccatttatttatttttgttgttgccatgattgcctttggggtctccaTACATtttttgcctaagccaatgtctgtaagagtttttccaaaattttcttctagaattcttacagtttcatgccttagatttaagtctgttatccatcatgacttgatttttgtgagaggcgaaaggtgtggatcctgtttcagtcttctacatgtggctatccaattttcccagcaccgtttattgaataaggattcttttccccagtcaTCTTCTCATCTTTTCCTCCCAACATTTTATTACGAAAACTTTCAAGCAAGGTGCAGatgcattcatattttaaatatgcttgcTTATCACCTATTCACTCCTTTATCCATCCACTAATCTCTCCTTTTTAtgcattacaaaataaattacagacaTCAGTACACTTCCCTTTAAAACTTCAGAATACATATCACTAActagaatttaatatttgtttagtttttctcttttaatgtaaaCTTTATATACAATGCAATGTCCAAACCTCATGTATACATTTACTGAGTTTCGACAAATGTATAACCCAAATTGCTATCAAGATAGACAGTATTCACATCACCCCCAAGAGTTCCCTGCCTGATTCATGTTTGCATCTTTTGCCCTCACTTCCCAAGCCCATCAGACACTTAGCAAGTGCTCTGTAGATGTTTGTCCAGTACAACATGAGTGACTCTGATAGAATGCAAAGGCCTGGGATGGACACCCCATAGCCACAAGAAACCTCTTAAGTTCTGCTGGATAACTAAAGACTGCCATTAAAAATGGTCCTgagggctgggcatgggggctcatgcctataatttcagcactctgagaggccaaggtggaaggatcgctggaggccaagagttctaggcaagcctgggcaacatagcaagaccccatctctac of the Lemur catta isolate mLemCat1 chromosome 4, mLemCat1.pri, whole genome shotgun sequence genome contains:
- the KCNG3 gene encoding potassium voltage-gated channel subfamily G member 3 isoform X2, whose amino-acid sequence is MTFGRSGAASVVLNVGGARYSLSRELLKDFPLRRVSRLHGCRSERDVLEVCDDYDRERNEYFFDRHSEAFGFILLYVRGHGKLRFAPRMCELSFYNEMIYWGLEGAHLEYCCQRRLDDRMSDTYTFYSADEPGVLGRDEARPGGAEAAPSRRWLERMRRTFEEPTSSLAAQILASVSVVFVIVSMVVLCASTLPDWRAAAADNRSLDDRSRIIEAICIGWFTAECVVRFIVSKNKCEFVKRPLNIIDLLAITPYYISVLMTVFTGENSQLQRAGVTLRVLRMMRIFWVIKLARHFIGLQTLGLTLKRCYREMVMLLVFICVAMAIFSALSQLLEHGLDLETSNKDFASIPAACWWVIISMTTVGYGDMYPITVPGRILGGVCVVSGIVLLALPITFIYHSFVQCYHELKFRSARYSRSLSAEFLN